TCTTCTTTAACCCCACATTCATAAACTTAATAAAGTCCACTGCATTTTTATTGACACCTCGTCGCTCATCTCCCTGCCAGTAAATAATACGACTGATGGCATCCATGCGAATGCCGTCAAAATGAAATTCCTCAAGCCAGTAATTGGCAGCAGATTGAAGAAGGCTGCGTACCTCACCTCGAGAGTGCATGAAATTACAACTTCCCCATTCGCTCACACCGACATCGCTGTGTGGGTACTCATAGAGATAGGTGCCATCGTATTTGGCCAGTCCATATTGGTCGACGGCAAAGTGAACAGGGACAAAATCAAGAATAACGCCGATATTTTCTTGGTGCAGGGCATCAATAAGCATTTTTAATTGCCTTGCTGTGCCATAGCGACTGGTTGGAGAGAAAAATCCTGTGTTTTGATATCCCCAGCTTTCATCGCAAGGGTGTTCGCTAATTGGCATAAATTCGACATAATTGTAGCCATTTTCTTTGAGATAAGGGATGAGAAGGGGAATGAGTTCATCATAGCGATACCAATCCTCTTGCTCGCTGCCTTTTTTCTTCCATGAGCCAAGATGCATTTCATAGATATTGAGGGGACCATTGGTTTCTATCTTTCGGTTTTGCATCCAGTTTTTGTCTTGAAAGTTGTAATTTTTTAGATCCCTGACGATAGAAAAATACTTTGGTCTTAGTTCCATCCCAAAGCCAAATGGATCAGAGTGAATACACTCTTTGCCATCAGCTCCCCAAATTTTGTAGTAATAGCTGTCACCATCTTGAATATTGGAAACGGTAACTTCATAAAAGTTTCCATCGTGTATGCACTTCATTTCATAAGCGACATCGTGAATATAAAGTTCAACATACTTTGCAGCAGGTGCAAATGTGCGAAAAACAGTTTGTTTCCCTTCGATGTGTGCACCAAGCCATTGATGGGCATCAAATATTTGCCCTGTGTAAAATCCATAAAAATCCATAAATACCTCCAATTTATCCTAAATATCTTCGTGACAATTTCTATTTGTTTCTACTTGCAATTTTTATATAGATTAGCATAGACTATGGAAATGGGATATAATCAATATGGAGAAATCGTAAAATATCAGACGATAATAAGAATAAGTCTATTAGTATACGGGATGTGGATCGGAGAAAAAATGGATTTGAGACAGATAAAAACAAAAAATGCTCTTTGTAGTGCCTTTTTGGAGTTGCGTGCACATAAGGAGCTTTCGAAAATAACCATCAAGGAATTATGTGAGTTGGCACAAGTGAGTAAAGCAACATTTTATTTACATTATCGAGATATCTATGATTTGTCCGATTGTCTTATTGAGAGCACAATGCGTGCGGTGGCTGAGCAGATTTGTCATCCAGAATGGATATTATCTGCACCAAAGAAGTTTAGCAATGAGTTGATTTGTGCACTAAAGTCACAGGATAGTATGATTCGCATTTTATTTTCTGGTTTAAAGGAATCTTTACTTCCAAGAACTTTGGAAAAAGAGATGAAAAAGAGATTATATGTGGAATGGCCAAAGCTAAGGAGTGATGCTCAGTGGAATATGCTTTTGACCTTTTTGGTGATGGGAGGATATTATACCTATTACCGATATAGCCGAATGTATTCTGAAAAGATGGTCACGGATAGCATCAACCATATGGTGGACATTCTATGTGAGGATTTTGGACTAGGGGAGAAAGAATAGGAAAAAGCCAGCCAGATTATTTCTGGTTGGCTTTTTCTAATTTTTTATTATTCTTCTCTATTTCTGGAGTGAAGACAATAATGAGTAGTGCAATCAAGAGAATGATAAACTCAAGGAATGTACTTTTAGAACCAAGAAGACTATATCCTGAGGCAGCAATAAAGGCACCAATAGCAAAACAAAAAATGTTTTGGCTGTAAAAAATTCCTTTTTTGAGAAATTCTTTGTCTTTGGTAATTAAATGCTGCGTAAAGGCAAGAGTCGCTTGCTTTAGATTATTGGTCATAAACAGGGGAGAGGAATTATATCCATTGGCTCCTGTAAAGGTTCCCCACTGGAATGCTGCAGAGAAAAAAAATGGATAAATTCTTAAGAGTGGGTGGATGTTATTAGAGAGAAGGTAAGTTACCACCACAGCACAGGCATTGACGACAAGTACGGCCTTTTGCATATGGAGTTTAGTGTAGTAGGAAAGTAAATAGTTGGACATTACACCACTGGCAAAGACAAAAAGTACTCCTACACGAATAATAAATTCTAAAAAATCTCCACCAGAAAGACTTCTCATAAAGTTAATCATATTTCCTGTGATGGCATTTGTAAAATTGCCACCAAGAGCAATGATCGAATATGCACCCATAAATCCTCCGGAGATCGTCAACAACCAATGTAAAAATAGTTCTCGATTTTTTTTAAGATTCATAAGTAAAACCTCATTTCTTGTGTATTTTTACAAAAAAACATTCTACTCTTTTTTTGAAAAAAAGCAAGGTTGAGCGAGGAGAGAAATTATTTTATTAAAAAAAAATTAAAAAAAGACTAGACAAAAATAAAGATGTGTGCTACATTGTTGTCAACGAAAAAAATAGTCACATAAGTTGCCAAGATTTCAGAGGAAGATATTTATCATCCATCTTAAATTATTGATTTAATTAAGTTGTTCTGACTTTGTGAGAGTATGGCCATTGAGACTGTGGAATGTTTTATCCATAGGATTAAAGGAGTCGTATATTCTTTCATCACAAAGTCAGGACTTTTTTTGTTGTCTGTTTGTGTTGAAAGCTTCTCATTAAAGTTCAGAGTGTGCGTGAAAATAAGATGAATTGGGAAAGGAGTAGACACAATGAAGAGTCAGATTTTTGGTTACGGGGTTCCCCCGTAACTTCCATCTTAGGTAAACAGAAAGCAAAAATCAAATGAGCCTGCAATGATGCTGAGCGTATGGATACTCAGAGCAGGTGAGTTTGGAGAATATATTGCATGGAATCAAAATTTCAAGTGTATTTTGTGCTTAGCATGGCTGTTTTGGAGACTGTGACATCGATCATAAGACGCACCGCATAGGAAATGAAAATAGCAGAAGTGGTTCTTTGTTGACCTATTTTCAGTGAATATGGGGAAAAGAGAGAGATTCGGTGGTGATGGATGGGTCGCTGAAAAGACAGTAAACCACATGATAAGTAAGGAATACATTGCATGGGAGTAGGACTTTGCCTATGTTGATCTTGCTTTGGAATGGAGTTTCGAAATAAGAATATGGAGGAGGACAATGACCATTTGACTGTTTTGAGAATGGTTACTCTGGTGAAAGTATTTGTAAGGACGGAATGAGGGTTGCTATGTGGTATCAAGCAAGTATGTACTAGAGATGAAGAAATGTTGTATTGAGACTTCACAAGAGAGAGTTATATTATGAAGTTGTACTAAATTCTGGGATTAGACAACAAAGTGTTGTAATGAATTGAGTGAGGTGTAAACATCATCTTTTTCTTTCTGGGACGAAAAAGGTGAATAGCAAAAATGGGGTTAGCACATTGTATAGAAAATGTGCTAGCTCTATTTGGCGTTTCACTTCTTTAGCAGAGTAGTATTTTAGTACTTGAATATAATAGTGACATTGTGTATATTATAGAAATAACTAAGAAAGGAGAAAAAGATGGAAGAGAAGGTGACCTTAGAGGGAGTTATTGATATGCATGTTCACACAAATCCAGATTTGCGTGTT
This region of Lachnospiraceae bacterium oral taxon 096 genomic DNA includes:
- a CDS encoding TetR/AcrR family transcriptional regulator, whose amino-acid sequence is MDLRQIKTKNALCSAFLELRAHKELSKITIKELCELAQVSKATFYLHYRDIYDLSDCLIESTMRAVAEQICHPEWILSAPKKFSNELICALKSQDSMIRILFSGLKESLLPRTLEKEMKKRLYVEWPKLRSDAQWNMLLTFLVMGGYYTYYRYSRMYSEKMVTDSINHMVDILCEDFGLGEKE
- the glgB gene encoding 1,4-alpha-glucan branching protein GlgB, which translates into the protein MDFYGFYTGQIFDAHQWLGAHIEGKQTVFRTFAPAAKYVELYIHDVAYEMKCIHDGNFYEVTVSNIQDGDSYYYKIWGADGKECIHSDPFGFGMELRPKYFSIVRDLKNYNFQDKNWMQNRKIETNGPLNIYEMHLGSWKKKGSEQEDWYRYDELIPLLIPYLKENGYNYVEFMPISEHPCDESWGYQNTGFFSPTSRYGTARQLKMLIDALHQENIGVILDFVPVHFAVDQYGLAKYDGTYLYEYPHSDVGVSEWGSCNFMHSRGEVRSLLQSAANYWLEEFHFDGIRMDAISRIIYWQGDERRGVNKNAVDFIKFMNVGLKKRNPHCILIAEDSTNFANITKSVEVGGLGFDYKWDLGWMHDTLNFFATPVNERKYHYHKLTFSMMYFYNEHYLLPFSHDEVVHGKATIVQKMFGNYDEKFAQARALYLYMMLHPGKKLNFMGNEIGHMREWDEKREQDWNLLDFPIHDHFHHYIMELNHLYLSHPAFWEKDYETSGFSWIDCDYTEDIIYSMKRSDGKETLIGLFNFSDQCYRDYTFSAKSLPKILLNTDRTDCELHLRLVGELVHIDLPPFSGLLLS
- a CDS encoding DUF1275 domain-containing protein — encoded protein: MNLKKNRELFLHWLLTISGGFMGAYSIIALGGNFTNAITGNMINFMRSLSGGDFLEFIIRVGVLFVFASGVMSNYLLSYYTKLHMQKAVLVVNACAVVVTYLLSNNIHPLLRIYPFFFSAAFQWGTFTGANGYNSSPLFMTNNLKQATLAFTQHLITKDKEFLKKGIFYSQNIFCFAIGAFIAASGYSLLGSKSTFLEFIILLIALLIIVFTPEIEKNNKKLEKANQK